The stretch of DNA CCGACGCCGCCGACTTCATCGCACGCGCCCTGCGCGCCGGCCACTCCTTCACCAACGTGCTCCAGATCGTCGGCAACGAGCTGCCGGAGCCGCTCAGCGGCGAGTTCCGCATCGCGCGCGAGGAAATCAACTATGGCGTGCCGATGAACGAAGCGCTGCACGGGATGGCTGCCCGCATCCCGCTGACCGACCTGCGCTACCTGATCATCGCGGTGCTGATCCAGCGCGAATCGGGCGGCAACCTGGCCGAGATCCTGGGGAACATCAGCCAGATCATCCGCGCCCGCCTGAAGCTGGTGGCGCACGTGCGCGTGCTGTCGGCGGAAGGGCGGATGTCGGCCTGGATCCTGAGCTTGCTGCCGTTCGCGGTGCTCTGCCTGATGCTGCTGACCAACGCGAAGTACGTCAGCGTCCTCTGGACCGACCCGATGGGCCAGCGCATGCTCTGGAGCTGCGTGGTCCTGCTCGTGATCGGGGTGATCTGGCTGCGCAACATCATCCGTATCCGTATCTGATTCCGGCCCGCGCTGGCGTTTTCCAGAGGTGACCATGACA from Massilia varians encodes:
- a CDS encoding type II secretion system F family protein, encoding MDALFYAFVVFLFAASVLAIEGTYLWWMGTHGTAARRIARRLQVMSGSPGRSGERISILKQRPYSRNPSFDRLLHRIPLAHRIDALLVQSGAGTTVGQFLAWSLGCMAAFGLLSLGLSLPAPLRMVAAVFGLCVPWILLRRARQRRLRRIEQQLPDAADFIARALRAGHSFTNVLQIVGNELPEPLSGEFRIAREEINYGVPMNEALHGMAARIPLTDLRYLIIAVLIQRESGGNLAEILGNISQIIRARLKLVAHVRVLSAEGRMSAWILSLLPFAVLCLMLLTNAKYVSVLWTDPMGQRMLWSCVVLLVIGVIWLRNIIRIRI